DNA from Desulfovibrio sp. X2:
GCTCTTCCTGCAGAACCTCATGGGCTACTCGGCGCTGCACAGCGGCCTGGCGCTCAGCCCGCGCGGGCTCGGCGCCATCATGGCCATGCTCGTCACCGGGCGGCTCATCGGCAAGGTGGACAGCCGCTTCCTCATCGGCACGGGCTTCATCCTGCTCGCCTACACCTCGTGGCAGTTCGGCGGGCTCAACCTGCTCATCTCCATGAGCGACATCGTCTGGCCGAACATCATCATGGGCTTCGGCATGGGCATGATCTTCGTGCCCATGACCACCATCGCCATGAGCTCCCTGCCCAACGAGCAGATGGGCAACGGCGCGGGCATCTTCAACCTCATGCGCAACCTCGGCGGCGGCATCGGCATCTCGCTCGTGACCACCACCGTGGCGCGCGGCGCGCAGAGCCACCAGGTCTTCCTGGGCGCGCACATGCACGCCAGCAACCCGCTCTTCGCCCACGCGTACGAGACGGCCAAGGGCATCTTCTCCCAGTTCTCCTCGCCCGTGGACGCGGGCAAGCAGGCCATCGGCGAGCTCTACCGCCTCCTCGTGCAGCAGGCCACGCTCCTGGCCTACATGGACAGCTTCAAGCTCCTGGCCATGCTCAGCGTCGTCTGCATCCCCTGCGTCATCCTCTTCAAGCGCACGCGGACGATGAAGGCGGTGTCGGTGCACTAGAGGAGAGAAGTTGAATGAACGAGATAAGGCCCGCGTGCGAGATGTTCGTACGCGGGCCTTGTGCTGCGATCAGCGGTATAAATAAAAAATCTACCGCTTAGTCATTTTTTTCATTTGTTCACAGTTGCTGCGACGTATGCTTCGAACCGGTCGAGCATTTCTGATTCATGGTCGAACAGAACGTAATCCAGATTCCACAGTCCTGAATCCGATATCCGTGTATTGAAACTGCCGCGGCCGAGCCAGTTCTCCGAGGAAGGATCGGCGAGTCTTCCGTCCGCGGACAACAATCCGATGATCTGCCGTTCCAGGTAGGCCCTGTCGCTTCCTCTTCCCGGCGCGTCATCGATATTAAGCCACAGAACGCACATGCGGGCGATATATTCCGACACGGCTCGCTCCAATCTCTCTTCCCCTTTCCGAACGGCCTTCGGCGCACTTTGCCCGACTCCCCATGTCTCGACCATCAAGGAGGGATCACGTTGAGCCAAAGCCCTGCCGACATGGAGCCGGAAAATGGACGCACGGTGGTTTCCGCTTCCCTGCAGGGTCCCACGATGAGCACGAAGGCGCGACCACAAAGTGGACTTTGCGGCAACGCTGACCGCATGCGTTCCGACTCGGACCACCCGAGGCGTGACCCCGTCCGAGCGAAATTCGCCGGGCTCGAAGATCAGGTACACTCCACGGTCCGGCCAATCCATGCGCCCACTGCACTCTCCGAAGGTACGCCTTCCCCCAAGGCCTTTCTCGAGGTCAGCCACTGCAGCATAAAATCTGTCGAGGTCGGAGTTCAGCCCGTTCTTCGACATAGCAGCAGTCAACCACTGCAACTGTAGCCCGATCGCCTTCCCGGCCAGCGGAACGAGGACATTCCCACCGGCTTCCTTGATTCGCGATTCGAGGAATTCGC
Protein-coding regions in this window:
- a CDS encoding DUF6884 domain-containing protein — encoded protein: MDRLGDKLTKQPASVENPTRKAVSSAGCGSSGETIGLVACASSKGSSPTSARDLYVSPLFCKSRKYAELHCDDWYILSAKHGLLDPEQVISPYSVTLNGKSQHERKEWADRVWEKLRSRVRPGTKVIVLAGKSYREFLESRIKEAGGNVLVPLAGKAIGLQLQWLTAAMSKNGLNSDLDRFYAAVADLEKGLGGRRTFGECSGRMDWPDRGVYLIFEPGEFRSDGVTPRVVRVGTHAVSVAAKSTLWSRLRAHRGTLQGSGNHRASIFRLHVGRALAQRDPSLMVETWGVGQSAPKAVRKGEERLERAVSEYIARMCVLWLNIDDAPGRGSDRAYLERQIIGLLSADGRLADPSSENWLGRGSFNTRISDSGLWNLDYVLFDHESEMLDRFEAYVAATVNK